The following coding sequences lie in one Arachis ipaensis cultivar K30076 chromosome B03, Araip1.1, whole genome shotgun sequence genomic window:
- the LOC107632606 gene encoding uncharacterized protein LOC107632606, with product MADAHSNAPSNPNSVELLAINESFRAENLKMAELLRQKQNSQSKGGEHKNAENKDDNDEHTSEAKHTIPTPLKTVTKITNPFTKEAMSFQMFKNFTLSMTLKPYVGIGDPNIHVTKLYIMMFMNKESTLILCRTFPTFLDGAALIWFSNLLESSISNFNELADQFVNHFAASKIYVHNSDYLSTINQGTHENLKDYMTRFAEATNEIPNLNPEDHLHALKSSLRPGKFQETIVIAKPKILTEFREKFDNYTPLNGKKEDIIKDILHSKLIKPPNKAGTCQDQRYIDKSKYCTFHQKYGHTTDDYVIAKDLLEKLARQGLLDKYIDTRGRKRHTEDLSQHSKIIDNPRDKGIKVDEDVNPPRRVINCISGGFAGGGCTNSARKRSYRAMTSVTGSTSSQPINPHKSEISFLPKDYKVINHNLDDPVVISSQVGEPLVKKILMDPRSSADVLFYSTFQKMKLSDKALQPSSGKLVGFSSEQVPIRGYIWLQTTLGNYPDCNTIDIQYLVVDCKSP from the exons ATGGCGGATGCTCACAGCAATGCCCCCTCAAACCCCAACTCGGTTGAACTACTGGCCATCAACGAATCTTTCAGAGCGGAGAATCTGAAAATGGCCGAGCTCTTACGTCAAAAGCAAAATAGTCAAAGTAAAGGAGGAGAGCACAAGAACGCTGAAAACAAGGATGACAACGACGAGCACACGTCAGAGGCAAAGCACACCATACCCACTCCCCTAAAAACCGTAACCAAAATAACCAATCCATTCACAAAAGAAGCCATGAGCTTTCAGATGTTCAAAAATTTCACCCTTTCAATGACCCTAAAACCTTATGTAGGAATAGGGGACCCAAACATCCACGTCACCAAATTATATATCATGATGTTCATGAACAAAGAATCCACCCTAATCCTATGTCGTACTTTCCCAACTTTCCTAGACGGTGCCGCCCTGATTTGGTTCTCCAACCTCCTTGAAAGCTCCATTTCTAATTTCAATGAACTAGCCGACCAATTCGTCAACCATTTCGCTGCATCCAAGATATATGTGCACAACTCTGACTACCTGAGCACCATTAATCAAGGGACGCATGAAAACCTGAAGGATTATATGACCAGATTCGCTGAAGCGACCAATGAAATACCCAACTTGAACCCAGAAGACCACCTTCACGCCCTGAAAAGCAGCCTTCGCCCCGGAAAATTCCAAGAGACCATAGTCATAGCAAAGCCGAAAATTCTAACCGAATTCCGAGAAAAG TTCGACAACTACACTCCCCTCAATGGCAAGAAAGAGGACATCATCAAAGATATTCTGCACTCGAAACTTATCAAACCGCCAAACAAAGCAGGCACATGCCAAGACCAGCGATACATAGACAAGTCCAAGTATTGCACCTTCCATCAGAAATATGGACATACAACAGATGACTACGTTATAGCAAAAGACCTTCTCGAAAAACTGGCCCGACAAGGCCTACTAGACAAATACATCGATACCCGAGGGAGAAAGCGGCATACAGAAGACCTCAGCCAACATTCCAAAATAATCGACAATCCCCGAGACAAGGGGATAAAGGTAGACGAAGATGTCAATCCACCCCGTCGAGTAATAAATTGTATTTCTGGTGGTTTTGCAGGAGGAGGATGCACAAACTCGGCTAGAAAGAGATCCTACCGAGCTATGACGTCAGTAACGGGATCAACCTCGTCTCAACCCATCAACCCACACAAGTCGGAGATCTCATTTCTCCCCAAGGACTATAAAGTAATTAACCACAACCTCGACGACCCCGTAGTCATCTCTTCGCAGGTTGGAGAGCCTTTGGTAAAGAAAATCCTGATGGATCCAAGGAGTAGCGCAGACGTGCTATTCTACTCAACATTTCAGAAAATGAAGTTAAGTGACAAAGCCCTCCAACCATCATCCGGGAAACTGGTAGGTTTCTCAAGTGAGCAAGTTCCTATCCGAGGTTATAtctggttacaaaccacacttgGAAACTATCCTGACTGTAACACTATAGACATACAATATCTGGTTGTTGATTGCAAAAGTCCTTAG